The Haloarcula laminariae genomic sequence ATGGCGCGAGCTGCTCACGGACGAGGAGTACCGCATCCTCCGCGAGGCCGGGACCGAACCCCGCTTCAGTAGCGACCTCATGGACGTCAAAGACGACGGCGTCTTCACCTGTGCCGGGTGCGGGACCGCGCTGTTCGACAGCGAGGAGAAGTTCGACTCCGGCACCGGCTGGCCCAGCTTCTGGGACGTCTACGACGAGGGCACCGTCGAGACCCGGGTCGACGAGAGCCACGGGATGCGCCGGACGGAGGTCGTCTGTGCCAACTGCGAGGGACACCTCGGACACGTCTTCGACGACGGCCCCGAGCCGACCGGCAAGCGCTACTGCATCAACGGCGCGGCGCTGGAGTTCGAGAGCGAGGATTAGGCGTAGCTCCGCTCGACGAACTCCAGGATGCGGTCGGACTCGGCCATCGTGACGCCGCGGTCCTCGTCGACCAGCACCGGGACCGCCCGCTGGCCGGAGACGCGCTTGACCTCGTCGCGCTCCGAGTGGAGCGGCTCCACCCATATGCTGTCGTAGTCGACGCCCAGTTCGTCCAGCCTGTCTGCTACCTTCTCGCAGTACGGACAGCCGTCGAGCTGGTAGAGTGTGCGACCCATAGGGGGCCGTAGGGGCGCCGGTCCCAAAGGCGGTTCGCTCCAGACCGTTCTACTCGTACAGCCAGGAGCCGTCTATCTTGTCCCACTCAACGAGTTCGTCCTCGTCGAAGAAGAGGTCGATTTCGCGCTCGTTTGCGCCCTCGTCCTCGTGGTCGGAGCCGTGGATGACGTTCCGCCCGAGGTCCATCCCGTAGTCGCCCCGAATCGTGCCGGGTTCGGCCTCCTTCGGGTCGGTCGCGCCCATCATCCGCCGGACCTGCCGGGTCGCGTCCTGGCCTTCGAGCACCATCGCGAAGACCGGGCCGGAGGTGATGAAGTCCACAAGCCCCTCGAAGAAGGGCTTGTCCTCGTGTTCGCCGTAGTGCTGTTCGGCTAGCTCTCGGTCCATCTGCATCAGCTTCGCGC encodes the following:
- a CDS encoding glutaredoxin family protein, producing the protein MGRTLYQLDGCPYCEKVADRLDELGVDYDSIWVEPLHSERDEVKRVSGQRAVPVLVDEDRGVTMAESDRILEFVERSYA
- the msrB gene encoding peptide-methionine (R)-S-oxide reductase MsrB produces the protein MSEQADSVPENDDEWRELLTDEEYRILREAGTEPRFSSDLMDVKDDGVFTCAGCGTALFDSEEKFDSGTGWPSFWDVYDEGTVETRVDESHGMRRTEVVCANCEGHLGHVFDDGPEPTGKRYCINGAALEFESED
- the ndk gene encoding nucleoside-diphosphate kinase — translated: MTETERTFVMVKPDGVQRGLISDILDRFEGRGLKVVGAKLMQMDRELAEQHYGEHEDKPFFEGLVDFITSGPVFAMVLEGQDATRQVRRMMGATDPKEAEPGTIRGDYGMDLGRNVIHGSDHEDEGANEREIDLFFDEDELVEWDKIDGSWLYE